In Lascolabacillus massiliensis, a single genomic region encodes these proteins:
- a CDS encoding beta-L-arabinofuranosidase domain-containing protein, translated as MKKATLLFTILTLLFSLCITAQNNVKVTIVDRPDKNIQNNNYITNKAPLQPLSFIKLPVGDVKPEGWTLKLLELQKDGLNGHLGEISAWLDKENNAWLGTGTDYGWEEVPYWLKGYGNMAYILNDKDMIAETKTWLEAVFSSQREDGYFGPYIEKNGKPDLWGNMIMTWCLQSYYEFSGDERVIDLLTNYFKWQLNLPEDMFLKDYWENSRGGDNLLSIYWLYNITGDDFLIELAEKTHKNTANWRQRSTLPNWHNVNIAQSFREPASYYMLSADSADLISTYNVHHLIRNTFGQVPGGMFGADENARMGYIDPRQGTETCGFVEQMASDEILLRLTGDPFWAEHCENVAFNSYPASMMLDLKSLRYITSPNHTISDSRNHHPGIDNRGPFLAMNPFSSRCCQHNHGQGWPYYIEHLVLASPDNGIAIAMYGPCTANVTVADGKEVKIVEETNYPFEESVKFTIQTNGKVTFPLYLRIPTWTENPSISVNGVKLQILMENGKYARIEKEWQNGDEVVFDFPMKLSQSVWQVNQDSRSINYGPLTFSLKIKENYEKVSSIETAIGDSKWQKDADQEKWPSYEIYPGSDWNYALEIDESLPLEKNFKVVKTTWPADNYPFTTESAPIQIIAKGKRVKGWEIDQYGLTAELPIKEEIKFEKESEAITLIPMGAARLRISAFPVYLKNVE; from the coding sequence ATGAAAAAAGCAACATTACTATTTACCATCTTAACACTGTTGTTTTCACTATGCATTACTGCACAGAACAATGTGAAAGTTACAATTGTGGACAGGCCTGATAAAAATATACAGAACAACAATTATATCACTAATAAGGCCCCTCTGCAGCCATTGAGTTTCATTAAGCTACCTGTTGGTGATGTAAAACCGGAAGGTTGGACATTAAAACTGCTTGAACTACAAAAAGATGGTTTAAACGGACATCTTGGTGAAATTAGTGCATGGCTTGATAAGGAAAACAATGCATGGCTTGGAACAGGTACAGATTATGGTTGGGAAGAGGTACCATACTGGTTAAAGGGGTATGGAAACATGGCTTATATTCTCAACGACAAAGATATGATTGCAGAAACAAAAACTTGGTTGGAGGCAGTTTTCAGCAGTCAGCGAGAAGATGGTTATTTTGGTCCATACATTGAAAAAAATGGTAAACCGGATTTATGGGGTAATATGATTATGACCTGGTGTCTGCAATCGTATTATGAGTTTTCCGGAGACGAAAGAGTAATTGATCTATTAACTAATTACTTTAAATGGCAGCTTAATCTTCCGGAAGATATGTTTCTTAAAGATTATTGGGAAAATAGTCGTGGAGGTGATAATCTACTCAGTATTTACTGGTTATATAACATAACAGGTGATGATTTTTTAATTGAGCTGGCAGAGAAGACTCACAAAAACACTGCAAACTGGCGACAGAGATCCACTTTACCAAATTGGCACAATGTGAATATAGCACAAAGTTTCAGGGAACCAGCCAGTTATTATATGTTGTCAGCAGATTCGGCAGATTTAATATCTACCTATAATGTACACCATTTGATACGTAATACATTTGGACAGGTTCCCGGGGGAATGTTTGGTGCAGATGAAAATGCCCGAATGGGGTATATTGACCCACGACAGGGAACAGAAACCTGCGGCTTTGTAGAGCAGATGGCATCGGATGAAATACTATTGAGGTTAACAGGTGATCCTTTTTGGGCAGAACATTGTGAAAATGTAGCATTTAATTCTTATCCTGCATCAATGATGCTTGATCTGAAATCATTACGTTATATAACATCTCCAAATCATACTATTAGTGACTCCAGAAATCATCATCCAGGTATAGATAATAGAGGACCATTCCTGGCAATGAATCCATTTAGCAGCAGATGTTGTCAGCATAATCATGGACAAGGCTGGCCATATTATATCGAACATCTTGTATTAGCATCGCCTGATAATGGCATTGCTATTGCAATGTACGGTCCTTGTACAGCAAATGTAACTGTTGCTGATGGAAAAGAGGTGAAGATTGTTGAAGAGACAAATTATCCTTTTGAGGAATCAGTTAAATTTACAATTCAAACTAATGGAAAAGTTACTTTCCCTCTTTATCTTAGAATACCTACATGGACAGAAAACCCCTCAATCTCTGTGAATGGTGTTAAACTACAGATATTAATGGAGAATGGGAAATATGCACGAATTGAAAAGGAGTGGCAAAATGGTGACGAGGTTGTTTTTGATTTTCCGATGAAATTATCTCAATCGGTATGGCAGGTAAACCAGGATAGCAGAAGCATAAATTATGGGCCATTAACATTTTCGTTGAAAATAAAAGAAAACTATGAGAAAGTAAGCAGTATTGAGACAGCAATTGGTGATTCAAAATGGCAAAAAGATGCTGATCAGGAAAAATGGCCGAGTTACGAGATATATCCGGGAAGTGACTGGAACTATGCATTGGAAATAGATGAATCGTTACCCCTTGAGAAAAACTTCAAGGTAGTAAAAACAACATGGCCTGCTGATAATTATCCGTTCACTACAGAGAGTGCGCCTATTCAGATCATTGCAAAAGGGAAAAGAGTTAAAGGTTGGGAAATAGATCAGTATGGACTTACAGCTGAATTACCAATTAAGGAGGAGATTAAATTTGAAAAAGAGTCTGAAGCTATTACACTAATTCCTATGGGTGCAGCAAGGTTAAGAATATCTGCATTTCCGGTTTACTTAAAAAACGTCGAATAA
- a CDS encoding glycoside hydrolase family 2 protein, with amino-acid sequence MRTIFTLLFTVLITLNISAQWKPAGDKLKTKWASEIDVNNVLPEYPRPIMERTEWQNLNGLWNYAILPVGQQPSSYDGEILVPFAVESSLSGVQKRVGEDKELWYQREFTVPSKWRNNKILLHFGAVDWRADVWVNDVKVGRHQGGYTPFSFDITAALVNGTNTIKVKVWDPTDRGFQPRGKQVNRPEGIWYTPVTGIWQTVWLEPVPETYIKDLKVTPNIDNNTLLVDAITNIYTSANRVEVTVKDGNSIVAKGKSINKQPVEIAMPQNVKLWTPDNPHLYDLEVVVYDGNKQLDKVNSYAAMRKYSTKRDDKGIVRLQLNNKDLFQFGPLDQGWWPDGLYTAPTDEALEYDIIKTKDLGFNMIRKHVKVEPARWYTHCDRHGIIVWQDMPNGDRSPEWQMHNYFTGNERVRSAESEANYRQEWKEIIDYLYSYPSVGVWVPFNEAWGQFKTKEITEWTKSYDPTRLVNPASGGNHYTTGDILDLHNYPNPRMYLYDAQRATVLGEYGGIGWANKEHLWEPDRNWGYVQFNSSKEVTDEYVKYAEELKQLIRQGFSAAVYTQTTDVEVEVNGLLTYDRKLVKVDEARVRKVNQEICNILND; translated from the coding sequence ATGAGAACAATTTTTACCTTATTATTTACAGTATTAATTACATTAAATATCTCGGCACAATGGAAACCTGCCGGAGATAAATTAAAGACTAAATGGGCATCAGAAATTGATGTTAATAATGTTTTGCCTGAGTATCCAAGACCAATAATGGAACGTACTGAATGGCAAAATTTAAATGGCTTATGGAATTATGCTATTTTACCTGTGGGTCAGCAACCATCCAGTTATGATGGAGAAATACTTGTTCCCTTTGCTGTTGAATCAAGTCTTTCTGGTGTTCAAAAAAGAGTTGGTGAAGATAAAGAACTGTGGTATCAACGTGAATTTACAGTTCCTTCAAAATGGAGAAACAATAAAATATTGCTTCACTTTGGAGCAGTGGATTGGAGAGCAGATGTTTGGGTTAATGATGTTAAGGTTGGTCGCCACCAAGGAGGCTACACACCATTTTCATTTGATATAACTGCAGCTCTTGTTAATGGTACAAACACTATAAAAGTAAAAGTATGGGATCCTACAGACAGAGGATTTCAACCAAGAGGAAAACAGGTTAACAGACCTGAGGGAATTTGGTACACACCAGTTACAGGTATATGGCAGACTGTTTGGCTGGAACCTGTTCCTGAGACTTATATCAAAGACTTGAAAGTAACTCCTAATATTGATAATAATACACTTTTAGTAGATGCTATTACTAATATTTACACCTCTGCAAACAGAGTTGAAGTAACAGTTAAGGATGGAAACAGTATAGTTGCCAAGGGTAAATCAATAAACAAACAACCTGTTGAAATAGCTATGCCACAAAATGTGAAGCTTTGGACACCCGATAACCCACATTTATATGATCTTGAGGTTGTAGTTTATGATGGAAACAAGCAGCTTGACAAGGTTAACAGTTATGCTGCTATGAGAAAGTATTCAACTAAACGTGATGATAAAGGTATAGTTAGACTACAACTAAATAACAAAGATCTGTTCCAGTTTGGTCCACTAGACCAGGGATGGTGGCCTGATGGATTATATACTGCTCCAACCGATGAAGCTCTTGAATACGATATTATTAAAACTAAAGATTTAGGATTTAATATGATACGTAAGCACGTTAAGGTTGAACCAGCACGTTGGTATACACACTGTGACCGTCATGGAATTATTGTATGGCAGGATATGCCAAATGGTGATCGCAGTCCGGAATGGCAAATGCATAATTACTTTACCGGTAATGAAAGAGTTCGTTCAGCCGAATCAGAAGCTAACTATCGTCAGGAATGGAAAGAAATCATTGATTATCTTTATTCTTATCCTTCAGTAGGTGTTTGGGTACCATTTAACGAAGCATGGGGACAATTTAAAACAAAGGAAATTACTGAATGGACAAAATCATACGACCCAACACGTCTTGTAAACCCTGCTAGTGGTGGTAATCACTACACAACAGGAGATATTCTTGACTTGCATAATTATCCAAATCCAAGAATGTATTTATATGATGCTCAGAGAGCAACTGTATTGGGTGAATATGGCGGTATTGGCTGGGCAAATAAAGAACACCTTTGGGAACCTGACCGTAACTGGGGATATGTTCAGTTTAACAGCTCAAAAGAAGTTACAGATGAATATGTTAAATATGCCGAAGAACTTAAACAGTTAATTCGTCAAGGATTCTCTGCTGCAGTTTATACTCAGACTACTGACGTGGAGGTTGAAGTAAACGGACTACTCACATATGATCGTAAACTAGTGAAGGTTGACGAAGCCAGAGTTAGGAAAGTTAACCAGGAAATATGCAATATTTTGAACGATTAA
- a CDS encoding glycoside hydrolase family 172 protein, whose product MSNRKEINRQSRRKAIFTLGAIAGTSTLGVVGNNLYSKNEDQILNKENLPLFSIRDMKSGQLTTFNNNTKQKAFPIQPGEKKILAQHDSPGIITRIWMTTSGWFWENWDVREEKWPDTTILKKLILRIYWDDNKFPSVEAPIGDFFGVGHCEYKHFVSKYLGMSSGGFYCYFPMPFNKVKIEVENLHDKSIPHVFLNANYTSYDVLPSDAGRFHCMYNSGTNAGSEPQYIMKTKGKGHFVGCCLSMQSWLPNYLGYLEAPEYIFIDDDFEEKNPSIVGTGLEDYFNGGWYFRDGEFNAPLHGVPLKDPLRSMISMYRFHESDAICFDKSFTMLFQSPRPPEHTREFKFSSTAYWYQQSASELLYKLPSKDKLVDLYRIRDTDHQSIP is encoded by the coding sequence ATGAGTAATAGAAAAGAGATAAACAGGCAATCACGGCGAAAAGCAATATTTACTTTAGGTGCTATTGCCGGAACATCTACTTTAGGTGTAGTTGGTAATAATTTATATTCTAAAAATGAAGACCAAATATTGAATAAAGAGAACTTGCCTCTCTTTTCTATTAGAGATATGAAATCGGGGCAACTTACAACTTTTAACAACAACACCAAACAAAAAGCATTTCCCATACAGCCTGGTGAAAAAAAAATATTAGCACAACATGATTCACCTGGTATAATCACACGGATTTGGATGACCACTTCCGGGTGGTTTTGGGAAAACTGGGATGTAAGGGAAGAAAAGTGGCCTGATACAACTATCCTGAAAAAACTTATACTGAGAATTTATTGGGATGATAATAAATTCCCTTCAGTTGAAGCACCTATTGGAGACTTTTTTGGAGTAGGTCACTGTGAATACAAGCATTTTGTTTCTAAATATTTAGGAATGTCAAGTGGTGGGTTTTACTGCTATTTTCCAATGCCTTTTAATAAAGTAAAGATTGAGGTAGAGAATCTGCATGATAAATCTATCCCACATGTTTTTCTAAATGCCAACTATACATCATACGATGTATTACCTTCTGATGCAGGTCGTTTTCACTGTATGTATAACTCCGGCACTAATGCAGGATCTGAACCACAGTATATAATGAAAACAAAAGGCAAAGGTCATTTTGTTGGGTGTTGTTTATCAATGCAGAGCTGGCTCCCAAACTATCTGGGATATCTTGAAGCACCTGAATATATTTTTATCGATGATGATTTTGAAGAAAAAAATCCTTCAATTGTAGGTACAGGGTTAGAGGACTATTTTAATGGTGGGTGGTATTTCAGAGATGGTGAATTTAATGCACCTCTTCATGGAGTACCTTTGAAAGATCCATTACGATCAATGATTTCAATGTATCGTTTTCATGAAAGTGATGCTATCTGCTTTGATAAAAGTTTTACTATGTTGTTTCAATCACCACGTCCACCTGAACATACGAGAGAGTTTAAGTTTTCTTCTACTGCGTATTGGTATCAGCAAAGTGCATCAGAATTATTATATAAATTACCATCTAAAGATAAACTGGTTGATCTCTACCGGATTAGAGATACAGATCATCAGTCAATCCCTTAA
- a CDS encoding hybrid sensor histidine kinase/response regulator transcription factor, which produces MTKLIQLFFIVLFFATSSSSLASGANAGYSFKHYNTDNGLSQNTVRTIMQDNMGFMWFGTKDGLNRFDGTTFKLFKFSPDGELSDNVFHRIIQDKNNNIWVSTENGVYIYDVVKEVFHVFDKKTADNLTVNGVVTDMVIDDSGDIWMSVESKGIFYYNIEKDYLKFYSIPIVEDGLKMVSLYPSKDKGVWVFRYSSIILHIDKINEDISEFNLEDDPELLLKTGEVLDIYSDHNNVLLIATSQKGLFAINTVNKTHNVILDKDGNGEPIFVRSIERVDPNTLWIGTESGIYILKSNSREITNLRHNPAIPNSISDNAIYSIYKDRDGGVWVGSYFGGVDYYSNVNSNFELFYPVLNEKSLKGKRVREFSNAPDGNIWIGTEDGGLNLFDPRNSTFLPIPQTLSSLYPNIHTLFQDGDLLWISTYSKGLNKYNTVTGELVTYIKSDDPHSISHNSTFAMCKDRQGYLWIGTLSGVNIYDKEKDQFFRIEELKGMSIQDIFEDSNGYIWISTFLDGVYRFDPSNNEWKIFLHDSSIDGSLPYNKPTSIFEDSKRRLWVTTQGGGFGQFHYETETFTTYNTSKGLNNDVVYQIQEDVEGKLWLSTNQGLVRFDPEKEFFVSYTVDNGLKSNQFNYKSSFKDSRDNIYFGSLDGFIRFNPAELLSSNIKSETLFTELFVNNRRISPSVNNSILKQSIIYTDEIQLPHNQNSVSFGYANLDYSGLNKSNIYYKLEGFDEDWIKSTAGQPLIYSNLKPGKYKLHLGTSGYDSNEQITVNKTLSIIIMPPYWLTGWAYFIYSLTLLGGLFLLYRYLHNRVRLKRIKEMRDFERMKERELYRSKINFFTNVAHEIRTPLTLIKAPLDHVLMKEAISDNIKDNLQIMQKNTDRLLDLTNQLLDFRKTESDSYLLSLKAHNVTELIKESQLRFTPFAKQKGIEFEFILPDSDMFAQIDKDAFLKIVSNLLNNGIKYCESYVRVKAFINNDTDQFNLITENDGELIPQEYEEEIFKPFVQFGANEDVNGSGTGIGLALASSLAQLHNGVLSLDNDSVTNRFHLTLPIGDISILDKQAEIVESNEFFVSNIESELNTKKTILLVDDDIELLQFESKLLLEYYNVLIAENGIEALEVLKKSNVNLIVSDIMMPEMDGFEFMEKVKSDIEYSHIPVILLTAKVNNQSKVQGYELGADAYLDKPFSVDVLLARIENLLQSREKLRESFLSNPFTGVSTIALTKSDEEFIKKLNVLIQENIAESDFNVENMAEHFNMSRASFYRKVKGVLDLTPNEYLRVERLKKAAYLLREEDYKVNEVCYMVGFNSPSYFTKCFQQQFGILPKEFQEQR; this is translated from the coding sequence ATGACTAAGTTGATACAGCTGTTTTTTATAGTCCTGTTTTTTGCAACATCAAGCAGTAGTCTGGCATCAGGAGCTAATGCCGGCTACTCCTTCAAACATTACAATACAGATAACGGGTTGTCGCAAAATACCGTACGAACTATTATGCAAGACAACATGGGGTTTATGTGGTTTGGGACAAAAGATGGACTAAATAGGTTTGATGGTACTACTTTTAAATTATTTAAATTTTCTCCTGACGGAGAGCTTAGTGACAATGTTTTTCACAGAATAATTCAGGACAAAAACAATAATATCTGGGTATCAACTGAAAATGGGGTATATATTTATGATGTTGTTAAAGAGGTCTTTCATGTCTTTGATAAAAAAACAGCGGATAATTTAACTGTAAATGGCGTTGTTACTGATATGGTTATTGATGATAGTGGAGATATCTGGATGTCGGTTGAAAGCAAGGGTATTTTCTACTATAATATTGAAAAAGATTATCTTAAATTTTACTCAATTCCAATTGTAGAAGATGGATTGAAGATGGTTAGCCTATACCCTTCCAAGGACAAGGGTGTATGGGTATTCAGATATTCATCAATTATTTTGCATATAGATAAAATTAATGAGGATATTTCTGAATTCAATCTTGAGGATGACCCGGAGCTTTTATTGAAAACGGGTGAAGTGCTTGATATTTATTCAGATCACAACAATGTTTTACTTATTGCAACTTCACAAAAAGGGTTGTTTGCAATAAATACAGTTAATAAAACTCATAACGTAATTCTGGATAAAGATGGCAATGGTGAACCAATATTTGTCAGATCGATTGAGAGGGTTGATCCAAATACACTTTGGATTGGGACAGAATCCGGAATATATATTTTAAAATCTAATAGTCGTGAAATAACAAATTTACGTCATAACCCTGCTATCCCCAATTCAATATCAGACAATGCGATTTACTCGATCTATAAAGACAGAGATGGAGGTGTTTGGGTTGGGTCTTATTTTGGGGGTGTTGACTACTACTCAAATGTAAACAGTAATTTTGAGTTGTTTTATCCTGTACTTAATGAAAAGAGCCTTAAAGGAAAAAGAGTAAGAGAGTTTAGCAATGCACCAGATGGAAATATTTGGATTGGTACAGAAGATGGGGGGCTAAATCTGTTTGATCCCAGAAACAGTACTTTTCTTCCAATTCCACAAACATTAAGTTCATTATACCCAAATATACATACACTCTTTCAGGATGGTGATTTGCTGTGGATTTCCACCTACTCAAAAGGGTTGAACAAATACAATACTGTAACAGGGGAATTAGTTACATACATTAAGTCGGATGACCCTCACTCAATATCCCACAACAGTACATTTGCAATGTGTAAGGACAGACAAGGGTACTTATGGATTGGAACTTTATCGGGTGTTAATATTTATGATAAAGAAAAGGATCAATTTTTTAGAATAGAAGAGCTCAAAGGGATGTCGATCCAAGATATTTTTGAAGATAGTAATGGATATATCTGGATATCTACATTTTTAGATGGAGTATATCGATTTGACCCATCTAACAACGAATGGAAGATATTTCTTCATGATTCTTCAATAGATGGTTCGTTACCTTATAACAAACCAACTTCGATATTTGAGGACAGTAAGAGGAGATTGTGGGTAACAACACAGGGAGGCGGGTTTGGACAGTTTCACTATGAAACAGAGACATTTACAACTTATAATACATCAAAAGGACTAAATAATGATGTTGTTTATCAAATACAAGAAGATGTTGAGGGCAAGCTTTGGCTATCTACCAACCAGGGTTTAGTGAGATTTGATCCTGAAAAAGAATTTTTTGTGAGCTATACTGTAGATAATGGTCTTAAATCAAATCAATTTAATTATAAGTCAAGTTTCAAGGACTCAAGAGATAATATTTATTTTGGTTCATTGGATGGATTTATTCGTTTCAACCCTGCTGAATTATTATCTTCAAATATAAAAAGTGAGACACTTTTCACCGAACTTTTTGTAAATAATCGAAGAATAAGTCCATCTGTCAACAATTCCATACTGAAGCAAAGTATAATTTATACAGATGAGATTCAACTTCCTCATAATCAAAACTCGGTCAGTTTTGGTTATGCTAACTTAGACTATTCAGGATTAAATAAAAGCAATATATACTATAAGCTTGAAGGATTTGATGAAGACTGGATAAAGTCAACTGCGGGACAACCGTTAATATACTCCAATCTTAAACCCGGTAAATACAAATTACATCTTGGTACAAGTGGGTATGACAGTAATGAGCAAATTACAGTTAATAAGACCCTATCTATAATAATAATGCCTCCATATTGGTTAACAGGTTGGGCATATTTTATTTACTCTCTTACATTACTTGGGGGTTTATTCTTGTTATATAGATACTTGCACAATCGTGTCAGGCTAAAACGTATTAAAGAGATGAGAGATTTTGAACGAATGAAAGAGAGAGAACTCTATCGTTCTAAGATCAACTTTTTTACTAATGTAGCTCATGAAATCAGGACTCCTCTAACTTTGATCAAAGCTCCACTGGATCATGTTCTTATGAAAGAGGCTATTTCTGATAATATAAAAGATAATCTGCAGATAATGCAGAAGAATACCGACAGATTATTGGATTTAACAAACCAACTACTCGATTTTCGCAAAACTGAATCAGACTCATATCTTCTTAGTCTTAAGGCTCATAATGTTACAGAACTGATTAAAGAGTCACAATTGCGTTTTACACCATTTGCCAAACAAAAAGGGATTGAGTTTGAATTCATCCTGCCTGACTCAGATATGTTTGCTCAAATTGATAAAGATGCTTTTTTGAAAATTGTAAGTAATTTATTAAACAATGGTATAAAGTATTGCGAAAGTTATGTCAGAGTAAAAGCTTTTATAAATAATGACACAGATCAATTTAACCTTATAACAGAGAATGATGGCGAATTGATACCTCAGGAGTATGAAGAGGAAATTTTTAAACCTTTTGTGCAATTTGGTGCAAATGAAGATGTAAATGGTTCCGGAACAGGTATAGGATTAGCTCTTGCAAGTTCTCTGGCTCAACTTCATAATGGAGTTTTGAGTCTGGATAATGACTCAGTAACAAACAGATTTCATTTGACTTTACCAATAGGTGATATAAGCATTTTGGATAAGCAGGCTGAAATTGTTGAAAGTAATGAATTTTTTGTAAGTAATATTGAATCTGAGTTAAATACTAAGAAAACCATACTGTTAGTTGATGATGATATAGAGCTATTACAATTTGAAAGTAAATTACTTCTTGAATATTACAACGTATTGATAGCTGAAAACGGTATTGAAGCTCTTGAAGTTTTGAAAAAGTCAAATGTAAACCTTATTGTGAGCGATATAATGATGCCCGAAATGGATGGATTTGAATTTATGGAAAAAGTAAAATCAGATATTGAATACAGTCATATACCGGTAATTCTGCTTACAGCTAAAGTAAATAATCAGTCAAAAGTACAAGGTTATGAACTTGGTGCAGATGCCTATCTTGATAAACCATTCTCTGTGGACGTTTTGCTTGCAAGAATTGAAAACCTGCTTCAAAGCAGGGAAAAGCTCAGGGAGTCCTTTCTGAGCAATCCATTTACAGGTGTATCTACTATAGCCTTAACTAAATCAGACGAGGAATTTATTAAGAAACTAAATGTATTAATTCAGGAAAATATTGCCGAGTCAGATTTTAATGTAGAAAATATGGCAGAACATTTTAATATGAGCAGGGCAAGTTTTTACAGAAAAGTTAAGGGTGTTCTTGATCTGACTCCAAATGAATACCTAAGGGTAGAGAGATTAAAAAAAGCTGCTTATCTTCTCAGAGAAGAAGATTATAAAGTAAACGAAGTTTGCTATATGGTAGGTTTTAACTCTCCTTCATACTTTACCAAATGTTTCCAACAACAATTTGGTATTCTACCTAAGGAATTTCAGGAACAGAGGTAA
- a CDS encoding cellulase family glycosylhydrolase has product MKKVLYISTLILLIISFYSCNHAKNPSVEETIAREVWTAQEANDWYVQHQWLRGSNFIPSSAINQLEMWQEDTFDAETIDRELGFAGSIGFNSMRVYLHHLAWQIDPDGFKNRINDYLEIADNHGISTMFVIFDDCWNPTYEAGMQPEPKPGIHNSGWLRDPGDSIYINPNMITNLESYVKDILTTFGDDKRVVLWDLYNEPGNSGYGNKSMPLLEKVFTWGREVNPSQPLSSGVWSWNLKEISEFQLANSDVITYHNYGSAENHQSMIDTLRTLTEKPLICTEYMARTRNSTFQNTMPILKSENIGAYNWGLVAGKTNTIYAWDTPITDGSEPSVWFHDIFRKDGTPYSKEEVELIRSLTGKSN; this is encoded by the coding sequence ATGAAAAAAGTTCTTTATATATCAACACTTATACTTCTGATAATTAGTTTTTATTCCTGCAATCATGCTAAGAATCCGAGTGTTGAAGAAACAATTGCTAGAGAAGTATGGACCGCACAGGAAGCCAATGATTGGTATGTACAACATCAATGGTTGAGGGGTTCAAACTTTATTCCCAGTTCTGCAATTAATCAATTGGAGATGTGGCAGGAGGATACGTTTGATGCTGAGACAATAGACAGAGAGTTAGGCTTTGCAGGAAGTATAGGGTTTAATTCTATGCGTGTTTACCTGCATCATTTGGCTTGGCAGATTGATCCGGATGGATTTAAAAACAGAATTAATGATTATCTTGAAATTGCAGATAATCATGGAATATCTACAATGTTTGTTATTTTTGATGACTGTTGGAATCCAACATACGAAGCTGGGATGCAACCTGAGCCCAAACCAGGTATTCATAATTCAGGGTGGTTAAGAGATCCGGGTGATTCAATTTATATCAATCCGAATATGATTACAAATCTTGAATCATATGTAAAAGATATACTGACCACTTTTGGTGATGATAAGAGAGTTGTTTTGTGGGACTTATATAATGAACCGGGTAACTCAGGATATGGTAATAAAAGTATGCCATTATTGGAAAAAGTTTTTACTTGGGGTAGGGAAGTTAATCCTTCACAGCCTTTATCCTCTGGTGTATGGAGTTGGAATTTAAAAGAAATATCTGAATTTCAATTAGCTAATTCAGATGTAATAACATATCATAATTATGGGAGTGCTGAAAATCATCAGAGTATGATTGATACATTAAGAACATTAACGGAAAAACCATTGATATGTACAGAGTATATGGCTCGTACAAGAAACAGCACATTTCAAAATACGATGCCTATATTAAAATCTGAGAATATCGGAGCATATAACTGGGGTTTGGTAGCAGGCAAAACAAATACGATATATGCATGGGATACTCCAATAACAGACGGATCAGAGCCATCTGTATGGTTTCATGATATATTCCGCAAAGATGGTACACCTTATAGCAAGGAAGAGGTTGAACTAATCAGGAGTTTAACAGGCAAAAGCAATTAA